One segment of Ferrimicrobium acidiphilum DSM 19497 DNA contains the following:
- the rpsG gene encoding 30S ribosomal protein S7, translating to MPRKGPIQPRFIASDPVYHSVLVAQFVNKVLVSGKKSVAEHIVYRALDVIAEKVGSDPVAVLKRAVDNTRPDTEVRSRRVGGTTYQVPVLVKPRRANSVAIRWIVTNAKGRREKTMVERLANEVLDASNGVGASVKRRDDTHKMAESNRAFMHYRW from the coding sequence ATGCCCAGAAAGGGCCCAATCCAACCTAGGTTCATTGCTTCCGATCCTGTGTATCATTCCGTTTTGGTTGCTCAGTTTGTCAATAAGGTGCTAGTGAGTGGCAAAAAGTCGGTCGCGGAACACATAGTCTACCGTGCCCTCGACGTGATTGCAGAGAAGGTCGGTAGTGACCCAGTCGCTGTACTCAAGCGCGCGGTCGATAATACGCGGCCCGATACCGAGGTCCGATCGCGGCGAGTCGGTGGTACCACCTACCAGGTTCCTGTTCTTGTGAAGCCCAGACGGGCGAACTCGGTGGCTATCCGTTGGATTGTGACCAACGCTAAAGGCCGTCGCGAGAAGACGATGGTTGAACGGCTAGCCAACGAGGTACTTGACGCATCCAATGGAGTCGGTGCCTCGGTGAAGCGCCGCGATGACACTCATAAGATGGCTGAGTCAAACCGCGCATTTATGCACTACCGCTGGTAA